A single region of the Anticarsia gemmatalis isolate Benzon Research Colony breed Stoneville strain chromosome 11, ilAntGemm2 primary, whole genome shotgun sequence genome encodes:
- the LOC142976638 gene encoding turripeptide Gsp9.3-like → MEGLKYGCSLLVIATLVSTALAYKPCPCHYIYRPVCGSDGETYPNECQLECKSAQSLYKVKVIKEGSCPSCVCDRMWWTEVCGSDGYTYPDLCIFGCLKPDNPGVQVVSVGPCAQPRSQ, encoded by the exons ATGGAGGGACTGAAATACG GTTGTTCGTTGCTGGTCATCGCGACATTAGTCAGTACAGCGCTGGCATATAAGCCTTGTCCATGTCACTATATCTACAGACCTGTATGTGGTTCCGACGGAGAAACATATCCAAACGAGTGTCAGCTTGAATGCAAGAGCGCCCAATCATTGTACAAAGTCAAGGTAATTAAGGAAGGCTCTTGTCCTTCATGCGTCTGTGATAGGATGTGGTGGACTGAAGTCTGTGGTTCAGACGGTTACACTTATCCAGATTTATGCATCTTTGGTTGTTTGAAGCCAGATAATCCTGGAGTTCAAGTTGTTAGTGTGGGTCCGTGTGCACAACCACGGTCTCAGTAA